In Drosophila yakuba strain Tai18E2 chromosome 2R, Prin_Dyak_Tai18E2_2.1, whole genome shotgun sequence, a single genomic region encodes these proteins:
- the LOC6531929 gene encoding calcium-transporting ATPase sarcoplasmic/endoplasmic reticulum type isoform X3: MEDGHSKTVEQSLTFFGTDPERGLTLDQIKANQKKYGPNELPTEEGKSIWQLVLEQFDDLLVKILLLAAIISFVLALFEEHEETFTAFVEPLVILLILIANAVVGVWQERNAESAIEALKEYEPEMGKVVRQDKSGIQKVRAKEIVPGDLVEVSVGDKIPADIRITHIYSTTLRIDQSILTGESVSVIKHTDAIPDPRAVNQDKKNILFSGTNVAAGKARGVVIGTGLSTAIGKIRTEMSETEEIKTPLQQKLDEFGEQLSKVISVICVAVWAINIGHFNDPAHGGSWIKGAIYYFKIAVALAVAAIPEGLPAVITTCLALGTRRMAKKNAIVRSLPSVETLGCTSVICSDKTGTLTTNQMSVSRMFIFDKVEGNDSSFLEFEMTGSTYEPIGEVFLGGQRIKAADYDTLQELSTICIMCNDSAIDYNEFKQAFEKVGEATETALIVLAEKLNSFSVNKSGLDRRSAAIACRGEIETKWKKEFTLEFSRDRKSMSSYCTPLKASRLGTGPKLFVKGAPEGVLERCTHARVGTSKVPLTSALKAKILALTGQYGTGRDTLRCLALAVADSPMKPDEMDLGDSTKFYQYEVNLTFVGVVGMLDPPRKEVFDSIVRCRAAGIRVIVITGDNKATAEAICRRIGVFSEDEDTTGKSYSGREFDDLSPTEQKAAVARSRLFSRVEPQHKSKIVEFLQSMNEISAMTGDGVNDAPALKKAEIGIAMGSGTAVAKSAAEMVLADDNFSSIVSAVEEGRAIYNNMKQFIRYLISSNIGEVVSIFLTAALGLPEALIPVQLLWVNLVTDGLPATALGFNPPDLDIMEKPPRKADEGLISGWLFFRYMAIGFYVGAATVGAAAWWFVFSDEGPKLSYWQLTHHLSCLGGGDEFKGVDCKIFSDPHAMTMALSVLVTIEMLNAMNSLSENQSLITMPPWCNLWLIGSMALSFTLHFVILYVDVLSTVFQVTPLSAEEWITVMKFSIPVVLLDETLKFVARKIADVNPRFH, from the exons ATGGAAGACGGTCACTCGAAAACCGTCGAACAGTCCCTCACTTTCTTCGGAACGGACCCCGAGCGCGGCTTAACCCTCGACCAGATCAAGGCTAACCAGAAGAAATACGGACCCAATG AGTTGCCGACCGAGGAAG GAAAGAGCATCTGGCAGCTGGTCTTGGAGCAGTTCGACGATCTGCTGGTGAAGATTCTGCTGTTGGCAGCCATCATCTCATTT GTTCTCGCCCTGTTTGAGGAACACGAGGAAACGTTCACTGCATTTGTAGAGCCCCTAGTTATTTTACTTATCCTGATAGCCAACGCCGTGGTGGGAGTATGGCAGGAGCGTAACGCCGAGTCGGCCATTGAGGCCCTCAAGGAGTACGAGCCTGAGATGGGCAAGGTGGTGCGCCAGGACAAGTCCGGCATCCAGAAGGTGCGCGCGAAAGAGATCGTGCCCGGTGATCTGGTGGAGGTGTCTGTCGGTGACAAGATCCCTGCCGATATCCGTATCACCCACATCTACTCGACCACTCTTAGGATCGATCAGTCCATCCTCACCGGTGAGTCGGTCTCCGTCATCAAGCACACCGATGCCATCCCCGATCCCCGCGCCGTCAACCAGGACAAAAAGAACATCCTGTTCTCCGGCACCAACGTTGCCGCCGGCAAGGCCCGCGGCGTCGTCATCGGCACTGGCCTGAGCACCGCCATCGGCAAGATCCGTACCGAGATGTCCGAGACCGAGGAGATCAAGACCCCCCTGCAGCAGAAACTGGACGAGTTCGGTGAGCAGCTGTCCAAGGTCATCTCCGTCATTTGCGTGGCCGTCTGGGCCATCAACATCGGCCACTTCAACGACCCCGCTCACGGAGGCTCCTGGATCAAGGGTGCCATCTACTACTTCAAGATCGCCGTCGCTCTGGCTGTGGCTGCCATTCCCGAGGGTCTGCCCGCCGTCATCACCACCTGTTTGGCTCTGGGCACCCGCCGTATGGCCAAGAAGAATGCCATCGTCCGCTCCCTGCCCTCCGTCGAGACCCTGGGCTGCACATCTGTCATCTGCTCAGATAAGACCGGCACACTCACCACCAACCAGATGTCCGTCTCCCGCATGTTCATCTTCGACAAGGTTGAAGGTAACGACAGCAGCTTCCTGGAATTCGAGATGACCGGCTCCACCTACGAGCCCATCGGTGAGGTCTTCCTTGGCGGTCAGCGCATCAAGGCTGCCGACTACGATACCCTGCAGGAACTGTCCACCATCTGCATCATGTGCAacgactccgctattgattACAATGAATTCAAGCAGGCCTTCGAGAAGGTCGGCGAAGCCACTGAGACCGCCCTGATTGTGTTGGCCGAGAAACTGAACAGCTTCAGCGTGAACAAGTCTGGCCTGGACCGCCGCTCGGCTGCCATCGCCTGCCGCGGTGAGATCGAGACCAAGTGGAAGAAGGAATTCACCCTGGAGTTCTCTCGCGATCGTAAATCCATGTCCTCGTACTGCACCCCCCTGAAGGCCTCCCGTCTGGGCACTGGCCCCAAGTTGTTCGTGAAGGGCGCCCCCGAGGGTGTTCTGGAGCGCTGCACACACGCCCGCGTTGGCACCAGCAAGGTTCCTTTGACCTCTGCCCTGAAGGCCAAGATCCTCGCCCTGACCGGCCAGTACGGTACTGGACGCGACACCCTTCGCTGCCTGGCTCTGGCTGTTGCCGATAGCCCAATGAAGCCCGATGAGATGGATCTGGGTGACTCCACCAAGTTCTACCAGTATGAGGTCAACCTGACTTTCGTTGGTGTTGTGGGCATGTTGGATCCCCCCCGTAAGGAAGTTTTCGATTCCATTGTGCGCTGCCGTGCCGCCGGTATTCGTGTTATTGTGATCACTGGCGACAACAAGGCCACTGCCGAGGCTATCTGCCGCAGGATCGGTGTGTTCTCCGAGGACGAGGACACCACTGGCAAGTCCTACTCGGGTCGCGAGTTCGACGACCTCTCCCCCACCGAACAGAAGGCTGCCGTTGCCCGTTCCCGCCTCTTCTCCCGTGTGGAGCCCCAGCACAAGTCCAAGATTGTTGAGTTCCTGCAGAGCATGAACGAAATCTCCGCTATGACTGGTGATGGTGTGAACGACGCCCCCGCCCTGAAGAAGGCTGAGATCGGTATTGCCATGGGCTCTGGTACCGCTGTTGCCAAGTCTGCCGCCGAAATGGTGCTGGCTGATGACAACTTCTCCTCCATCGTGTCTGCCGTTGAAGAAGGTCGCGCTATTTACAACAACATGAAACAGTTCATCCGCTACCTCATCTCCTCGAACATTGGTGAGGTCGTCTCCATCTTCCTTACTGCTGCCCTTGGCCTGCCCGAGGCTCTGATTCCCGTCCAGCTTCTCTGGGTCAACTTG GTTACTGATGGTCTCCCAGCCACCGCTCTGGGCTTCAACCCCCCTGATCTGGATATCATGGAGAAGCCCCCCAGGAAGGCCGATGAGGGTCTCATTTCCGGATGGTTGTTCTTCCG TTACATGGCTATTGGATTCTATGTCGGCGCTGCCACCGTTGGTGCCGCCGCCTGGTGGTTCGTGTTCTCCGATGAGGGACCAAAACTGTCCTACTGGCAGCTGACTCACCATCTGTCCTGCTTGGGCGGTGGCGACGAGTTCAAGGGCGTTGACTGCAAGATCTTCAGCGACCCCCATGCGATGACCATGGCTTTGTCCGTGCTGGTGACAATCGAAATGTTGAACGCAATGAACAG CTTGTCCGAGAACCAGTCGCTGATTACCATGCCCCCATGGTGCAACCTGTGGCTGATTGGATCAATGGCACTCTCCTTCACTCTTCACTTTGTTATTCTTTACGTCGATGTCCTCTCC ACCGTCTTCCAAGTGACACCGTTGTCTGCAGAAGAATGGATAACTGTGATGAAATTCTCAATTCCTGTAGTTTTATTAGATGAGACATTGAAGTTTGTTGCTAGAAAAATCGCAGATG TCAACCCCAGATTTCATTAA
- the LOC6531929 gene encoding calcium-transporting ATPase sarcoplasmic/endoplasmic reticulum type isoform X1, which yields MEDGHSKTVEQSLTFFGTDPERGLTLDQIKANQKKYGPNELPTEEGKSIWQLVLEQFDDLLVKILLLAAIISFVLALFEEHEETFTAFVEPLVILLILIANAVVGVWQERNAESAIEALKEYEPEMGKVVRQDKSGIQKVRAKEIVPGDLVEVSVGDKIPADIRITHIYSTTLRIDQSILTGESVSVIKHTDAIPDPRAVNQDKKNILFSGTNVAAGKARGVVIGTGLSTAIGKIRTEMSETEEIKTPLQQKLDEFGEQLSKVISVICVAVWAINIGHFNDPAHGGSWIKGAIYYFKIAVALAVAAIPEGLPAVITTCLALGTRRMAKKNAIVRSLPSVETLGCTSVICSDKTGTLTTNQMSVSRMFIFDKVEGNDSSFLEFEMTGSTYEPIGEVFLGGQRIKAADYDTLQELSTICIMCNDSAIDYNEFKQAFEKVGEATETALIVLAEKLNSFSVNKSGLDRRSAAIACRGEIETKWKKEFTLEFSRDRKSMSSYCTPLKASRLGTGPKLFVKGAPEGVLERCTHARVGTSKVPLTSALKAKILALTGQYGTGRDTLRCLALAVADSPMKPDEMDLGDSTKFYQYEVNLTFVGVVGMLDPPRKEVFDSIVRCRAAGIRVIVITGDNKATAEAICRRIGVFSEDEDTTGKSYSGREFDDLSPTEQKAAVARSRLFSRVEPQHKSKIVEFLQSMNEISAMTGDGVNDAPALKKAEIGIAMGSGTAVAKSAAEMVLADDNFSSIVSAVEEGRAIYNNMKQFIRYLISSNIGEVVSIFLTAALGLPEALIPVQLLWVNLVTDGLPATALGFNPPDLDIMEKPPRKADEGLISGWLFFRYMAIGFYVGAATVGAAAWWFVFSDEGPKLSYWQLTHHLSCLGGGDEFKGVDCKIFSDPHAMTMALSVLVTIEMLNAMNSLSENQSLITMPPWCNLWLIGSMALSFTLHFVILYVDVLSTVFQVTPLSAEEWITVMKFSIPVVLLDETLKFVARKIADGESPIYKMHGIVLMWAVFFGLLYAMML from the exons ATGGAAGACGGTCACTCGAAAACCGTCGAACAGTCCCTCACTTTCTTCGGAACGGACCCCGAGCGCGGCTTAACCCTCGACCAGATCAAGGCTAACCAGAAGAAATACGGACCCAATG AGTTGCCGACCGAGGAAG GAAAGAGCATCTGGCAGCTGGTCTTGGAGCAGTTCGACGATCTGCTGGTGAAGATTCTGCTGTTGGCAGCCATCATCTCATTT GTTCTCGCCCTGTTTGAGGAACACGAGGAAACGTTCACTGCATTTGTAGAGCCCCTAGTTATTTTACTTATCCTGATAGCCAACGCCGTGGTGGGAGTATGGCAGGAGCGTAACGCCGAGTCGGCCATTGAGGCCCTCAAGGAGTACGAGCCTGAGATGGGCAAGGTGGTGCGCCAGGACAAGTCCGGCATCCAGAAGGTGCGCGCGAAAGAGATCGTGCCCGGTGATCTGGTGGAGGTGTCTGTCGGTGACAAGATCCCTGCCGATATCCGTATCACCCACATCTACTCGACCACTCTTAGGATCGATCAGTCCATCCTCACCGGTGAGTCGGTCTCCGTCATCAAGCACACCGATGCCATCCCCGATCCCCGCGCCGTCAACCAGGACAAAAAGAACATCCTGTTCTCCGGCACCAACGTTGCCGCCGGCAAGGCCCGCGGCGTCGTCATCGGCACTGGCCTGAGCACCGCCATCGGCAAGATCCGTACCGAGATGTCCGAGACCGAGGAGATCAAGACCCCCCTGCAGCAGAAACTGGACGAGTTCGGTGAGCAGCTGTCCAAGGTCATCTCCGTCATTTGCGTGGCCGTCTGGGCCATCAACATCGGCCACTTCAACGACCCCGCTCACGGAGGCTCCTGGATCAAGGGTGCCATCTACTACTTCAAGATCGCCGTCGCTCTGGCTGTGGCTGCCATTCCCGAGGGTCTGCCCGCCGTCATCACCACCTGTTTGGCTCTGGGCACCCGCCGTATGGCCAAGAAGAATGCCATCGTCCGCTCCCTGCCCTCCGTCGAGACCCTGGGCTGCACATCTGTCATCTGCTCAGATAAGACCGGCACACTCACCACCAACCAGATGTCCGTCTCCCGCATGTTCATCTTCGACAAGGTTGAAGGTAACGACAGCAGCTTCCTGGAATTCGAGATGACCGGCTCCACCTACGAGCCCATCGGTGAGGTCTTCCTTGGCGGTCAGCGCATCAAGGCTGCCGACTACGATACCCTGCAGGAACTGTCCACCATCTGCATCATGTGCAacgactccgctattgattACAATGAATTCAAGCAGGCCTTCGAGAAGGTCGGCGAAGCCACTGAGACCGCCCTGATTGTGTTGGCCGAGAAACTGAACAGCTTCAGCGTGAACAAGTCTGGCCTGGACCGCCGCTCGGCTGCCATCGCCTGCCGCGGTGAGATCGAGACCAAGTGGAAGAAGGAATTCACCCTGGAGTTCTCTCGCGATCGTAAATCCATGTCCTCGTACTGCACCCCCCTGAAGGCCTCCCGTCTGGGCACTGGCCCCAAGTTGTTCGTGAAGGGCGCCCCCGAGGGTGTTCTGGAGCGCTGCACACACGCCCGCGTTGGCACCAGCAAGGTTCCTTTGACCTCTGCCCTGAAGGCCAAGATCCTCGCCCTGACCGGCCAGTACGGTACTGGACGCGACACCCTTCGCTGCCTGGCTCTGGCTGTTGCCGATAGCCCAATGAAGCCCGATGAGATGGATCTGGGTGACTCCACCAAGTTCTACCAGTATGAGGTCAACCTGACTTTCGTTGGTGTTGTGGGCATGTTGGATCCCCCCCGTAAGGAAGTTTTCGATTCCATTGTGCGCTGCCGTGCCGCCGGTATTCGTGTTATTGTGATCACTGGCGACAACAAGGCCACTGCCGAGGCTATCTGCCGCAGGATCGGTGTGTTCTCCGAGGACGAGGACACCACTGGCAAGTCCTACTCGGGTCGCGAGTTCGACGACCTCTCCCCCACCGAACAGAAGGCTGCCGTTGCCCGTTCCCGCCTCTTCTCCCGTGTGGAGCCCCAGCACAAGTCCAAGATTGTTGAGTTCCTGCAGAGCATGAACGAAATCTCCGCTATGACTGGTGATGGTGTGAACGACGCCCCCGCCCTGAAGAAGGCTGAGATCGGTATTGCCATGGGCTCTGGTACCGCTGTTGCCAAGTCTGCCGCCGAAATGGTGCTGGCTGATGACAACTTCTCCTCCATCGTGTCTGCCGTTGAAGAAGGTCGCGCTATTTACAACAACATGAAACAGTTCATCCGCTACCTCATCTCCTCGAACATTGGTGAGGTCGTCTCCATCTTCCTTACTGCTGCCCTTGGCCTGCCCGAGGCTCTGATTCCCGTCCAGCTTCTCTGGGTCAACTTG GTTACTGATGGTCTCCCAGCCACCGCTCTGGGCTTCAACCCCCCTGATCTGGATATCATGGAGAAGCCCCCCAGGAAGGCCGATGAGGGTCTCATTTCCGGATGGTTGTTCTTCCG TTACATGGCTATTGGATTCTATGTCGGCGCTGCCACCGTTGGTGCCGCCGCCTGGTGGTTCGTGTTCTCCGATGAGGGACCAAAACTGTCCTACTGGCAGCTGACTCACCATCTGTCCTGCTTGGGCGGTGGCGACGAGTTCAAGGGCGTTGACTGCAAGATCTTCAGCGACCCCCATGCGATGACCATGGCTTTGTCCGTGCTGGTGACAATCGAAATGTTGAACGCAATGAACAG CTTGTCCGAGAACCAGTCGCTGATTACCATGCCCCCATGGTGCAACCTGTGGCTGATTGGATCAATGGCACTCTCCTTCACTCTTCACTTTGTTATTCTTTACGTCGATGTCCTCTCC ACCGTCTTCCAAGTGACACCGTTGTCTGCAGAAGAATGGATAACTGTGATGAAATTCTCAATTCCTGTAGTTTTATTAGATGAGACATTGAAGTTTGTTGCTAGAAAAATCGCAGATGGTGAGAGTCCTATATATAAGATGCATGGGATTGTGTTAATGTGGGCTGTCTTCTTTGGCCTGCTGTACGCTATGATGCTTTAa
- the LOC6531929 gene encoding calcium-transporting ATPase sarcoplasmic/endoplasmic reticulum type isoform X2 encodes MEDGHSKTVEQSLTFFGTDPERGLTLDQIKANQKKYGPNELPTEEGKSIWQLVLEQFDDLLVKILLLAAIISFVLALFEEHEETFTAFVEPLVILLILIANAVVGVWQERNAESAIEALKEYEPEMGKVVRQDKSGIQKVRAKEIVPGDLVEVSVGDKIPADIRITHIYSTTLRIDQSILTGESVSVIKHTDAIPDPRAVNQDKKNILFSGTNVAAGKARGVVIGTGLSTAIGKIRTEMSETEEIKTPLQQKLDEFGEQLSKVISVICVAVWAINIGHFNDPAHGGSWIKGAIYYFKIAVALAVAAIPEGLPAVITTCLALGTRRMAKKNAIVRSLPSVETLGCTSVICSDKTGTLTTNQMSVSRMFIFDKVEGNDSSFLEFEMTGSTYEPIGEVFLGGQRIKAADYDTLQELSTICIMCNDSAIDYNEFKQAFEKVGEATETALIVLAEKLNSFSVNKSGLDRRSAAIACRGEIETKWKKEFTLEFSRDRKSMSSYCTPLKASRLGTGPKLFVKGAPEGVLERCTHARVGTSKVPLTSALKAKILALTGQYGTGRDTLRCLALAVADSPMKPDEMDLGDSTKFYQYEVNLTFVGVVGMLDPPRKEVFDSIVRCRAAGIRVIVITGDNKATAEAICRRIGVFSEDEDTTGKSYSGREFDDLSPTEQKAAVARSRLFSRVEPQHKSKIVEFLQSMNEISAMTGDGVNDAPALKKAEIGIAMGSGTAVAKSAAEMVLADDNFSSIVSAVEEGRAIYNNMKQFIRYLISSNIGEVVSIFLTAALGLPEALIPVQLLWVNLVTDGLPATALGFNPPDLDIMEKPPRKADEGLISGWLFFRYMAIGFYVGAATVGAAAWWFVFSDEGPKLSYWQLTHHLSCLGGGDEFKGVDCKIFSDPHAMTMALSVLVTIEMLNAMNSLSENQSLITMPPWCNLWLIGSMALSFTLHFVILYVDVLSTVFQVTPLSAEEWITVMKFSIPVVLLDETLKFVARKIADVPDVVVDRM; translated from the exons ATGGAAGACGGTCACTCGAAAACCGTCGAACAGTCCCTCACTTTCTTCGGAACGGACCCCGAGCGCGGCTTAACCCTCGACCAGATCAAGGCTAACCAGAAGAAATACGGACCCAATG AGTTGCCGACCGAGGAAG GAAAGAGCATCTGGCAGCTGGTCTTGGAGCAGTTCGACGATCTGCTGGTGAAGATTCTGCTGTTGGCAGCCATCATCTCATTT GTTCTCGCCCTGTTTGAGGAACACGAGGAAACGTTCACTGCATTTGTAGAGCCCCTAGTTATTTTACTTATCCTGATAGCCAACGCCGTGGTGGGAGTATGGCAGGAGCGTAACGCCGAGTCGGCCATTGAGGCCCTCAAGGAGTACGAGCCTGAGATGGGCAAGGTGGTGCGCCAGGACAAGTCCGGCATCCAGAAGGTGCGCGCGAAAGAGATCGTGCCCGGTGATCTGGTGGAGGTGTCTGTCGGTGACAAGATCCCTGCCGATATCCGTATCACCCACATCTACTCGACCACTCTTAGGATCGATCAGTCCATCCTCACCGGTGAGTCGGTCTCCGTCATCAAGCACACCGATGCCATCCCCGATCCCCGCGCCGTCAACCAGGACAAAAAGAACATCCTGTTCTCCGGCACCAACGTTGCCGCCGGCAAGGCCCGCGGCGTCGTCATCGGCACTGGCCTGAGCACCGCCATCGGCAAGATCCGTACCGAGATGTCCGAGACCGAGGAGATCAAGACCCCCCTGCAGCAGAAACTGGACGAGTTCGGTGAGCAGCTGTCCAAGGTCATCTCCGTCATTTGCGTGGCCGTCTGGGCCATCAACATCGGCCACTTCAACGACCCCGCTCACGGAGGCTCCTGGATCAAGGGTGCCATCTACTACTTCAAGATCGCCGTCGCTCTGGCTGTGGCTGCCATTCCCGAGGGTCTGCCCGCCGTCATCACCACCTGTTTGGCTCTGGGCACCCGCCGTATGGCCAAGAAGAATGCCATCGTCCGCTCCCTGCCCTCCGTCGAGACCCTGGGCTGCACATCTGTCATCTGCTCAGATAAGACCGGCACACTCACCACCAACCAGATGTCCGTCTCCCGCATGTTCATCTTCGACAAGGTTGAAGGTAACGACAGCAGCTTCCTGGAATTCGAGATGACCGGCTCCACCTACGAGCCCATCGGTGAGGTCTTCCTTGGCGGTCAGCGCATCAAGGCTGCCGACTACGATACCCTGCAGGAACTGTCCACCATCTGCATCATGTGCAacgactccgctattgattACAATGAATTCAAGCAGGCCTTCGAGAAGGTCGGCGAAGCCACTGAGACCGCCCTGATTGTGTTGGCCGAGAAACTGAACAGCTTCAGCGTGAACAAGTCTGGCCTGGACCGCCGCTCGGCTGCCATCGCCTGCCGCGGTGAGATCGAGACCAAGTGGAAGAAGGAATTCACCCTGGAGTTCTCTCGCGATCGTAAATCCATGTCCTCGTACTGCACCCCCCTGAAGGCCTCCCGTCTGGGCACTGGCCCCAAGTTGTTCGTGAAGGGCGCCCCCGAGGGTGTTCTGGAGCGCTGCACACACGCCCGCGTTGGCACCAGCAAGGTTCCTTTGACCTCTGCCCTGAAGGCCAAGATCCTCGCCCTGACCGGCCAGTACGGTACTGGACGCGACACCCTTCGCTGCCTGGCTCTGGCTGTTGCCGATAGCCCAATGAAGCCCGATGAGATGGATCTGGGTGACTCCACCAAGTTCTACCAGTATGAGGTCAACCTGACTTTCGTTGGTGTTGTGGGCATGTTGGATCCCCCCCGTAAGGAAGTTTTCGATTCCATTGTGCGCTGCCGTGCCGCCGGTATTCGTGTTATTGTGATCACTGGCGACAACAAGGCCACTGCCGAGGCTATCTGCCGCAGGATCGGTGTGTTCTCCGAGGACGAGGACACCACTGGCAAGTCCTACTCGGGTCGCGAGTTCGACGACCTCTCCCCCACCGAACAGAAGGCTGCCGTTGCCCGTTCCCGCCTCTTCTCCCGTGTGGAGCCCCAGCACAAGTCCAAGATTGTTGAGTTCCTGCAGAGCATGAACGAAATCTCCGCTATGACTGGTGATGGTGTGAACGACGCCCCCGCCCTGAAGAAGGCTGAGATCGGTATTGCCATGGGCTCTGGTACCGCTGTTGCCAAGTCTGCCGCCGAAATGGTGCTGGCTGATGACAACTTCTCCTCCATCGTGTCTGCCGTTGAAGAAGGTCGCGCTATTTACAACAACATGAAACAGTTCATCCGCTACCTCATCTCCTCGAACATTGGTGAGGTCGTCTCCATCTTCCTTACTGCTGCCCTTGGCCTGCCCGAGGCTCTGATTCCCGTCCAGCTTCTCTGGGTCAACTTG GTTACTGATGGTCTCCCAGCCACCGCTCTGGGCTTCAACCCCCCTGATCTGGATATCATGGAGAAGCCCCCCAGGAAGGCCGATGAGGGTCTCATTTCCGGATGGTTGTTCTTCCG TTACATGGCTATTGGATTCTATGTCGGCGCTGCCACCGTTGGTGCCGCCGCCTGGTGGTTCGTGTTCTCCGATGAGGGACCAAAACTGTCCTACTGGCAGCTGACTCACCATCTGTCCTGCTTGGGCGGTGGCGACGAGTTCAAGGGCGTTGACTGCAAGATCTTCAGCGACCCCCATGCGATGACCATGGCTTTGTCCGTGCTGGTGACAATCGAAATGTTGAACGCAATGAACAG CTTGTCCGAGAACCAGTCGCTGATTACCATGCCCCCATGGTGCAACCTGTGGCTGATTGGATCAATGGCACTCTCCTTCACTCTTCACTTTGTTATTCTTTACGTCGATGTCCTCTCC ACCGTCTTCCAAGTGACACCGTTGTCTGCAGAAGAATGGATAACTGTGATGAAATTCTCAATTCCTGTAGTTTTATTAGATGAGACATTGAAGTTTGTTGCTAGAAAAATCGCAGATG